In Cuculus canorus isolate bCucCan1 unplaced genomic scaffold, bCucCan1.pri scaffold_5_unloc1, whole genome shotgun sequence, the sequence ATCAGGATAAGGATCAGGCTCTTCTGGAGGTGGGATAGGACAAGGATcgggatctggtgggactgggataGGACAAGGATTGGGATCCGGTGAGgttgggatgggactgggatcaGAATGTGGTGGAACAGGGACTGGGATCGGGATCttctggagctgggatgggacaaggctcaggatctggtgggactgggatgggactgggatgggactgggatcaGGATCTGATGGGactggggtgggactgggatgggccGAGTATcgggatctggtgggactgggattgAGGTTGGGATCTGGTGAGACTCGGATGGGACTGAGATcaggatctggtgggactgggatgggactgggctAGTCTGAGGCTCAGGATCTGATGGAGCCGGGACTGGGATcaggatctggtgggactgggattgAGATTGGGATCTGGTgagactgggatgggactgggatcagaatctggtgggactgggatgggagaAGGATCGGGATCTGGTGGAACGGGGACTGGGATCAGGACCTGGTGAGGTTGGGATGGGACAAGGATcgggatctggtgggactgggatgggactgggctGGTCCGAGGCTCAGGATCTGGTGGAATGGGGACTGGGATcgggatctggtgggactgggatgggagaaggatcaggatctggtgggactgggatgggactgggatcaggatctggtgggactgggatgggacaaggATCAGGATCTGGTGGAACTGGGACTGGGATcgggatctggtgggactgggatgggccAAGGATtgggatctggtgggactgggatgggactgggatgggccAACGCTGAGGATCTGGTGGAGCTGGGATTGAGATtgggatctggtgggactgggatgggactgagATCAGGATCCGGTGAGGTTGGGATGGGACTGAGATCAGAATGTGGTGGAacagggactgggatggggatcttctggagctgggatgggacaaggctcaggatctggtgggactgggatgggactgggatgggattgggatcAGGATCTGATGGGACTGGGGTGGGCCAAGGCTCAGGATCTGGTGGAACTGGGACTGGGATcgggatctggtgggactgggatgggactgagatcaggatctggtgggactgggatggggatctggtgggactgggatgggccAAGGATtgggatctggtgggactgggatggaacttGGATGGGACTGAGATcaggatctggtgggactgggatgggactgggatcaGGATCTGGTGAGGTTGGGATGGGCCAAGGATTGGGATGTGCTGAGGTTGGGATGGGACTGAGATCAGAATGTGGTGGAACGGGGAATGGGATTGAGATCttctggagctgggatgggacaaggctcaggatctggtgggactgggatcaggatctggtgggactgggatgggattgggatgggattgggatcaggatctggtgggactggggtgGGACTGAGATcaggatctggtgggactgggatgggactgggatggggatctggtgggactgggatgggccAAGGATtgggatctggtgggactgggatgggactgggatgggattgagatcaggatctggtgggactgggatgggccAAGGCTcaggatctggtgggactgggactgggatggggatctggtgggactgggatgggactgagatcaggatctggtgggactgggatgggactgggatggggatctggtgggactgggatggggatctggtgggactgggatggggatctggtgggactgggatgggccAAGGATTGGaatctggtgggactgggatgggactgggatgggattgagatcaggatctggtgggactggaaTGGGCCAAGGCTcaggatctggtgggactgggatggaacttGGATGGGATTGAGATcaggatctggtgggactgggatgggccAAGGCTCAGGATCTGGTGGAACTGGGCTGGGACTGAGATCAGGATCTCTTGAGGTTGGGATGGGCCAAGGATTGGGATGTGGTGAGgttgggatgggactgggatcaGAATGTGGTGGAACGGGGAATGGACTCGGGATCTTCTGGAGCTTCTCGTTGCCCTCAGGCCAGATCTTCTGGGCCAAGGACATCATCTTCCTGGTGCACGAGCACGACCTTCTGGGCATGGAAGCGTGGCTCCAGGGCTACCACGACGTCAACCTCACCGGTGAGAACTCCGGAGGCTCCGCCGGGATTGGGGACCCAACGGCGGTGTCCGAGGAGTCGCCACCGCTGACCCGATGCCGGCAGAGATGAGTTCTTCGGGAACGCCGGGTCGGGCGGGAGCCATCCAAGCGGCCATCGCTTTGGAGCTCAGCAGCGACGTGGTGACCAGCTTGGACGTGGCCGTGGAAGGGCTCAACGGACAACTTCCCAACTTGGATCTTCTTAACCTCTTCCATGCTTTCTGCCAGAAAAATGGGCTCCTCTGCACCATCCAGGGGAAGGTGGGGGTCACCACGGAGATTCCGGGATGGAATGGTGGGACTGGAAGggcttggagaagaggtggGGTGGTGGAAAGTGGGATTGGAAGGGTTGGAATTGGACTGGGagggctgaaagttggactggaaggggtgaaagttggactggaagggctgaagttggactggaaggggtgaaagttggactggaagggctgaagttggactggaagggctgaaagttggactggaagggctgaaattggactggaaggggtgaaagttggactggaaggggtgaaagttggactggaagggctgaaagttggactggaaggggtgaaagttggactggaagggctgaaagttggactggaaggggtgaaagttggactggaaggggtgaaagttggactggaagggctgaaagttggactgggagggctgaaagttggactggaagggctgaagttggactggaagggctgaagtttGACTGGAAGaggtgaaagttggactggaagggctgaagttggactggaagggctgaaggtcggactggaagggctgaaagttggactggaagaggtggaagttggactggaagggctgaagttggactggaaggggtgaaagttggactggaaggggtgaaagttggactggaagggctgaaagttggactggaagaggtgaaagttggactggaagggctgaagttggactggaaggggtgaaagttggactggaaggggtgaaagttggactggaagggctgaagttggactggaaggggtgaaagttggactggaagggctgaagttagactggaagggctgaagttggactggaagaggtggaagttggactggaagggctgaaattggactggaagggctgaagttggactggaaggcCTGAaattggactggaagggctgaagttggactggaagggctgaaattggactggaagagctgaaagttggactggaaggggtggaagttggactggaagggctgaagttggactggaagggctgaagttggactggaagggctgaaagttggactggaaggggtgaaagttggactggaagggctgaagttggactggaaggggtgaaagttggactggaagggctgaaagttggactggaagggctgaaagttggactggaagggctgaaattggactggaagggctgaaagttggactggaaggggtggaagttggactggaaggggtgaaagttggactggaaggggtgaaagttggactggaaggggtgaaagttggactggaaggggtgaagttggactggaaggggtgaaagtgggactggaagggctgaaagttggactggaagggctgaaagttggactggaagggctgaggttggactggaaggggtgaaagttggactggaaggggtgaaagttggactgggaggggtgaaagttggactggaagggctgaagttggactggaagggctgaagttggactggaagggctgaaagttggactggaagaggtggaagttggactggaaggggtgaaagttggactggaagggctgaaagttggactggaagggctgaagttggactggaagaggtgaaagttggactggaagaggtggaagttggactggaagggctgaaggttggactggaagggctgaagttggactggaagggctgaaagttggactggaagggctgaagttggactggaagaggtgaaagttggactggaaggggtgaagttggactggaagggctgaaattggactggaagggctgaaagttggactggaaggggtgaagttggactggaagggctgaaattggactggaaggggtgaaagttggactggaaggggtgaaagttggactggaagggctgaagttggactggaagggctgaaagttggactggaagaggtggaagttggactggaaggggtgaaagttggactggaagggctgaagttggactggaagggctgaagttggactggaaggggtgaaagttggtctggaagggctgaaagttggactggaaggggtgaaagttggactggaagaggtggaagttggactggaagggctgaaagtgggactggaagggctgaagttggactggaaggggtggaagttggactggaagggctgaagttggactggaaggggtgaagttggactggaagaggtgaagttggactggaaggggtgaaagttggactggaagggctgaagttggactggaagggctgaagttggactggaagggctgaaagttggactggaagaggtggaagttggactggaaggggtgaaagttggactggaagggctgaaagttggactggaagggctgaagttggactggaagaggtgaaagttggactggaagaggtggaagttggactggaagggctgaaggttggactggaagggctgaagttggactggaagggctgaaagttggactggaagggctgaagttggactggaagaggtgaaagttggactggaaggggtgaagttggactggaagggctgaaattggactggaagggctgaaagttggactggaagggctgaaggttggactggaagggctgaagttggactggaagggctgaaagttggactggaagggctgaagttggactggaagaggtgaaagttggactggaaggggtgaagttggactggaagggctgaaattggactggaagggctgaaagttggactggaaggggtgaagttggactggaagggctgaaattggactggaaggggtgaaagttggactggaaggggtgaaagttggactggaagggctgaagttggactggaagggctgaaagttggactggaagaggtggaagttggactggaaggggtgaaagttggactggaagggctgaagttggactggaagggctgaagttggactggaaggggtgaaagttggtctggaagggctgaaagttggactggaaggggtgaaagttggactggaagaggtggaagttggactggaagggctgaaagtgggactggaagggctgaagttggactggaagggctgaagttggactggaagaggtGAAAGTTtgactggaagggctgaagttggactggaagggctgaaagtgggactggaagggctgaagttggactggaaggggtgaaagttggactggaaggggtgaagttggactggaagaggtGAAAGTTtgactggaagggctgaagttggactggaagggctgaaagtgggactggaagggctgaagttggactggaagaggtgaaagttggactggaaggggtgaaagttggactggaaggggtgaaagttggactggaaggggtgaagttggactggaagaggtgaaagttggactggaagggctgaagttggactggaaggggtgaaagttggactggaagggctgaaattggactggaagggctgaaagttggactggaaggggtgaagttggactggaaggggtgaaagttggactggaaggggtgaaagttggactggaagggctgaaagttggactggaagggctgaagttggactggaagggctgaaattggactggaaggggtgaaagttggactggaagggctgaaagttggactggaagaggtggaagttggactggaagggctgaagttggactggaaggggtgaaagttggactggaagggctgaagttggactggaagggctgaggttggactggaaggggtgaaagttggactggaaggggtgaatgttggactggaagggctgaaagttggactggaaggggtgaagttggactggaagggctgaagttggactggaaggggtgaaagttggactggaagggctgaagttgaactggaaggggtgaaagttggactggaaggggtgaaggtcggactggaagggctgaaggttggactggaagggctgaagttggactggaacgggtgaaagttggactggaaagggtgaaagttggactggaagggctgaagttggactggaagggctgaaagttggactggaagggctgaaagttggactggaagggctgaagttggactggaagggctgaaagttggactggaaggggtgaaagttggactggaagggctgaagttggactggaaggggtgaaagttggactggaagggctgaagttggactggaaggggtgaaagttggactggaagggctgaagttggactggaaggggtgaaagttggactggaaggggtgaaagttggactggaagggctgaacgttggactggaagggctgaggttggactggaaggggtgaaagttggactggaaggggtgaaagttggactggaagggctgaagttggactggaaggggtgaaagttggactggaaggggtgaaagttggactggaaggggtgaaagttggactggaagggctgaagttggactggaaggggtgaaagttggactggaagggctgaaattggactggaaggggtgaaagttggactggaaggggtgaaagttggactggaaggggtgaagttggactggaagggctgaagttggactggaagggctgaaattggactggaagggctgaagttggactggaaggggtgaaagttggactggaaggggtgaagttggactggaagggctgaagttggactggaaggggtgaaagttggactggaaggggtgaaagttggactggaaggggtgaaagttggactggaagaggtgaaagttggactggaagggctgaagttggactggaagggctgaaagttggactggaagggctgaagttggactggaaggggtgaagttggactggaagggctgaaagttggactggaagggctggagttggactggaagaggtgaaagttggactggaaggggtgaagttggactggaaggggtgaagttggactggaagggctgaaagttggactggaagggctgaagttggactggaagagctgaaattggactggaaggggtgaaagttggactggaagggctgaagttggactggaagggctgaaagttggactggaagggctgaagttggactggaagggctgaagttggactggaaggggtgaaagttggactggaagggctgaagttggactggaagggctgaaagttggactggaaggggtgaagttggactggaagggctaaagttggactggaaggggtgaaagttggactggaaggggtgaaagttggactggaagggctgaagttggactggaagggctgaagttggactggaagggctgaaattggactggaagggctgaacgttggactggaagggctgaaagttggactggaagggctgaggttggactggaagggctgaaagttggactggaagggctgaagttggactggaaggggtgaaagttggactggaaggggtgaaagttggactggaagggctgaagttggactggaagggctgaaagttggactggaagggctgaagttggactggaaggggtgaaagttggactggaagggctgaaattggagtggaaggggtgaaagttggactggaaggggtgaaagttggactggaagggctgaagttggactggaagggctgaaggttggactggaagggctgaagttgaactggaagggctgaaattggactggaagggctgaaggttggactggaagggctgaaggttggactggaagggctgaagttggactggaaggggtgaaagttggactggaagggctgaaagttggactggaaggggtgaaagttggactggaagggctgaagttggactggaaggggtgaaagttggactggaagaggtgaaagttggactggaaggggtgaaagttggactggaaggggtgaaagttggactggaagggctgaagttggactggaaggggtgaaagttggactggaaggggtgaaagttggactggaaggggtgaaagttggactgggacggctgaaagttggactggagggggtgaaagttggactggaagggctgaagttggactggaagggctgaaagttggactggaagggctgaagttggactggaagggctgaaagttggactggaagggctgaagttggactggaagggctgaagttggactggaagggctgaaattggactggaagggctgaaagttggactggaagggctgaaagttggactggaagggctgaagttggactggaagggctgaaattggactggaagggctgaacgttggactggaagggctgaaagttggactggaagggctgaggttggactggaagggctgaaagttggactggaagggctgaagttggactggaaggggtgaaagttggactggaaggggtgaaagttggactggaaggggtgaaagttggactggaagggctgaggttggactggaagggctgaagttggactggaagggctgaaattgGACTGGAACGTcttggaggtctcttccaacctcaatgtTTCCACGAAGGttctccatccttccccccTGCCCCGTTGGAAGCGTTCCTCATTGCCTCCTCCGTTTGGTTTCCCTCCATGCGGACATAACCGAGCGCCACCGTTCCTTTTTTTGGGGCCTCCGTTTGGACCTCTTCTTCTATCCTCAAcgttcttctctctctctcggTGACCCTCCGTGGCCGTTTCTCCGGCAGCTCCCTCGCTCCGAGTGGGATTCGTTGCCCGCCTACACCCACAGCCTTCAGACTCTTCTCCTCATGGTCTTGGCTCAGGCCTCGGGGCAACCGCGCGGCAACCACGGCCTCTTCCTCCGCTATCGCATCGAGGCCCTCACGCTCCGCGGAATCAACAGTTTCCGGCAGTACAAGTACGACATGACCACCGTCGGCAAGTGAGTTGACTTCTTCTAAGGCTTGGGTGGGAATCCTCAAGGATGGAGGAccttcttcatctttcttaatTGACCGTAGGACCTTAGAAGGAATGTTCCGGAAGCTCAATAACCTCCTGGAACGTCTACATCAGTCGTATTTCTTCTATCTGTTGCCTTCGCTCTCCCGGTTTATCTCCATCGGGGTCTACATGCCGGCGTTTGGGTTCCTCATCCTGGTCCTCATCCTGAAGATATCCTTGAGGGAAGCGGGAGGGATGCGGTGGAGGGTGGGGGTGAAGCAGCTCCGTTGTCTTCCTTAATGGTTTCCAAGCTCTGGAGCTCTGGATGAAGCTCAATAAGTGGGAACCGGGCAGCGGCGAACGGCTCTGCGACGGCAGCGGCGGGGCGGGAGAGGTCAGGACCTCAGCTCTGTTCcgtctccatcctcatctccatcccatcctcatctccatcctcacctccatctcatcccatctccgtcttcacctccatccccatcctcatctccatctaTCATCCCcattccttccccttctccatcccttctccatcccttctccatcccttctccatcccttctccatccccatgtCCATCATCCCcattccttccccttcttcatctccatcccatctccatcctcatctctatcctcatctccatcatctccatcaccattcctttctcttctccttctccatcccaccccatctccatcatctccatccctatCTCCATCCctatctccatccccatctccatcctcatctacatcctcatctccatcctcatccccatcatctcTATCATCCCcattccttccccttctccgtcccatctccatcccatcctcatctccatcctctccatcatctccattctttcccctcccccttctccttctccatcccatcctataCCATCCCATCtgatctccatctccatcccatcttcATCTCTGacctcatccccatctccatcccatctccatcccatctccatccccatctccatccccatctccatcctcatctccatcctcatccccatcctcatctccatcatccccattccttccccttccccttctccttctccatcccatctcaatctccatcttcatcttcttcttaATCTCCAGCCTCATCCCCAttctcatctccatcatctccatcatccccattccttccccttcccattctccttctccatcccatcctatcctatcccatcccatctgatctccatccccatctccatccccatctccatccccatctccatccccatctccatccccatctccatccccatccccatccccatccccatccccatccccatccccatctccatccccatctccatccccatctccatccccatccccatccccatctccatctccatccccatccccatctccatccccatctccatctccatctccatccccatccccatccccatccccatccccatctccatccccatctccatccccatctccatccccatccccatccccatctccatctccatccccatccccatctccatccccatctccatctccatctccatccccatctccatccccatccccatctccatccccatctccatctccatccccatccccatctccatccccatccccatccccatccccatccccatctccatccccatccccatccccatctccatccccatctccatccccatctccatccccatccccatcccatttccatctctgacctcatcctcagccccatctccatccccgtccccatcttcgtccccatcatctccatcatccccattccttccccttctccttctccatcccatctccatcccatctccatcctcatctccatcatctccatcctcatctccattcttttcccttctccatcccatctccatccccatcttcatcttcatccccatctccatcccacccccatcatccccatcctcatccccatcctcatccccatcctcatccccatcctcatccccatcctcatccccatcctcatctccatcccatctccatcccatctctaTCTTCATCTCCATTTTCATCTCCATCTTTATCtgcatcctcatctccatcttcatatctatcctcatctccatcatccccattccttccccttctccttctccatcccatctccatctctatcCTCATCTCCATCGTCATCTCTATACTCTCCATTATTTCCCCTTCCCGTTCTCGTtatccatcccatctccatcccatctccatcccatctccatcccacccccatcatccccatcctcatccccatccccatccccatcctcatctccatcccatctctaTCTTCATCTCCATTTTCATCTCCATCTTTATCtgcatcctcatctccatcctcatctccatcatctccatcatccccattccttccccttctccttctccatcccatctccatctccatcctcatctctaTCCTCTctattctttccccttcccgttctccttttccatcccatctccatccccatctccatcctcatcacCATCAtttccatcctcatctccatcctcatctccatcccatctccatccaatctccatctccatcccatctccatcccacccccatcatctccatcctcatctccatcatctccatcatctccattctttccccttctccatcctcatctccatccaatctccatctccatcccatctccatccccatctccatcccacccccatcatctccatcctcatctccatcatctccatcatctccattctttccccttctccatccccatctccatccaatctccatctccatcccatctccatccccatctccatctcacccccatcatctccatcctcatctccatcatctccatcatctccattctttccccttctccatccccatctccatccccatctccatccccatccccatccccatctccatccccatccccatccccatctccatccccatctccatccccatctccatctccatctccatctccatccccatccccatccccatctccatcctcatccccatcctcatctccatcctcatctccatccccttctccatcctcatccccattccttctccatccccatcccatcatcTCCCTCCTCGGCTGCTCCGGATTGACTCCGCTTTGGCAGGAGCCGCTGCCGGGACTGCTGCCGCTGGTGCCGCCGGTTCTGGTCTCTCACGCCGCCGGCGTCGCCATTTACTTCTTGCCGGTCCTCGGCCAACACATCGCCACCCAACACTTCCCGGTGGCCGAAGCCGAAGCCGTGGTGCTCACCGTCATCGCCATCTACGTGGCCGGCATGGCCCTGCCCCACAACACCCACAGGTTTGGGGGCCCGggggggaggatttgggggttcagggggtgattTGAGGGTGTTAcggggtgattttggggggctatggggtcaTTTGAGGGTTcagggggtgattttggggtgctatCGGGTGATTTTTTGGTGCTATgaggtgattttggggttctatggggagttttggggtgctatgaggagattttggggtgccatggggggattttgaggtgattttggggtgctatCGGGTAattttggggtgctatggggtgattttggggtgctatggggtcATTTCggggttcagggggtgattTTGGGATGCTATGGGGacttttggggtgctgtgggatgatttagggggttcagggggtgattttcgggtgccatggggtgattttggggggctatggggtcatttgggggttcagggggtgattttggggtgccatggggtgatttgggggggctatggggtcaTTTGGGGCTTCAGAGGGTGATTTGGGGCTGTTATGGGGTGATTTTGAGGTGCTAtggggtcatttgggggttcagggggt encodes:
- the LOC128850712 gene encoding glycosylphosphatidylinositol anchor attachment 1 protein-like, whose amino-acid sequence is MGLLSDPQCRRALACLVLRLNNPLCSPSALSYALGLAWFLALPPAAPRTHISENAMGSTMVEETFSGGARAIAFARDFAAHKKKTGALPVAWLEKTMWSLGLEVHQQTFACTLPFPDEARERYLVKGTNVYGILRAPRAASTEALVLSASCADGATNNHGVGLLLALAGTFRGQIFWAKDIIFLVHEHDLLGMEAWLQGYHDVNLTEMSSSGTPGRAGAIQAAIALELSSDVVTSLDVAVEGLNGQLPNLDLLNLFHAFCQKNGLLCTIQGKLPRSEWDSLPAYTHSLQTLLLMVLAQASGQPRGNHGLFLRYRIEALTLRGINSFRQYKYDMTTVGKTLEGMFRKLNNLLERLHQSYFFYLLPSLSRFISIGVYMPAFGFLILVLILKALELWMKLNKWEPGSGERLCDGSGGAGEEPLPGLLPLVPPVLVSHAAGVAIYFLPVLGQHIATQHFPVAEAEAVVLTVIAIYVAGMALPHNTHRSASCGDRGWMALKLLSIRDGFW